The sequence taggcttgtttagtttctctttgatttttgatataataacaggatcgcggaccggagcctcgacggaacctcactcgactcctcaactcatcattccatcatttttcttgaactacacgtgacctgattcccttataacccgggatatgtaggctgtccaaaaccaagactcggttgcaccctttctcttttttcttatccttatttcttctcttttgaataaagatatgttcaaaaattagtcacatggctcaccttatctttgcttgaaaactcttcatgtttccaagcaaagagggcagctgtgaacacctaatttttgacaatatttaatttttttgtcacttcttctatgtaaatattttaggggttttaacatacaaatttttagctttgttatactttttattataggttaaaaatacaaaattttagaaggtgaattattactattaatattattttatttttattcttatttttaaataataataaaaaatctgaaaaatattaattttttaaaaaaattttgggagagatttaaaaaaataagaaaaagggaagtatggaattaaaaaaaaagtaaaagtaggtggaattctcttttaaaaagtaaaagaaagtgaaaaattaaaaaaataaaagtacaattttgtggaaatttttaaaaataaaaagtaaaagaaagttggaattaaaaaataatataaaggtagctgaaattttaaaaaaaaaattattaaaataaagtagaattttttaaagaaaagtaaaataagtggaattctcttttaaaaaggtaaaaaaaatgggattttaaataagataaaagtaattaaagttggaatttaaaaaataaaagtaaagaaaggtggtaattctttttataaaaaagaaaagcaaaatgtaagtgagatttcttttaaataaaaaaattaaaaaaaaatctgaatttttttgaaaattctcctataaatagaagagaaatatttgaagaaaagaagagaagagaagagggaAGAatattgagagaaaataaattttcttcttctatgttAAAGAGAATTTCTACTAGTTTTATTCTTTCTGCCTATTTCTTTCAACAAAAAATAACATATAGCCATTCATTACCTTGTTTAAAAAAAACCTCAAAAACAGGAGCTAAATCACAccaaaaatcaaatccaaaagcttcaaactcaATTTAAAAGATAGCCCAAAATACTAGCCCGAAGAGGTCGAAGTCGAGTTCGGTTCGAAAGGTTTCCGCTCGTTGCCTCTGATTGTGGTTCATTTGCACATTAAATTTGATGGTTGTTTGCTCCATATGTATTGAATAAGATCTTCATCTATAAAAGGTTCATTCTTTTCTTAACCAATGTTTCCATTATTTTTCTTTCACCGTATTTCCTTttgatttgtatattatattttggttatctaccaacttgaaagatatgaacaaaaaaatgaaggaagagcatcAAGAAATAGAATTCGTGAAAGACAGAATGAGTTTCTTCAATGAGATTGTAGTTCATAGGGAAAGATAGGAAAATGTATTCAAAATGGAGAGAGAACGATGTAATAGCTTGGATCCAAATTAAAGGATGTTAAGTCAATAGCAAATTTGATACCGACATGGGTGattaggtccataataactcaaatcatatatttcttcaataataattccatattcataaatcatgaccttgcaataatctcaaagtagttttaggaagaaacataatcatgaatatttgtagtttgctttaaatTGAATACAATCCTTTTAGAATAATCGAGGcgcgccatgccaaataaaatctcaaaactcatggccctcatttaattaattttaatccttagaaatcgaggcgtgccatttagttgaattttccatggccttcgcaaacttgaaagtgcgtagttgttttaggcgcgctatattttttaaaaacaattaatttcctaaactcgggtgtgcattttatgtgacccaaatctaaatctcaacaacgtttgataaaatgtgtcgtggaccgcgggtgcatttcatgtgacgtggttcaatacGTGTTTTATATGACGttgaatttttccaaaaaaaaaattaattaaaagcagctaataagttaaaaatataccataggttgaaacatgttttaaaaatcagataataggccaattgtaatagtttaagcgaccatgctagaactacggaatccgggaatgcctaacaccttctcccgggttaacagaatttcctactcagaatttctggttcgcaaacttcaaaaggaaagtcgaaatttcctcgatttgggatttaaaataaatcggtgacttgggacaccaaataaactatcccaagtggtgactctgaattgaataattaatctcatttcgaataatgtcacttaaattggaaaaactctcttatataccttcgggtgtgtaaaaaggaggtgtgacaatactcacattactccctgcaccctgtgtgcagatctagTAGTCTCGGGTCATGCTAGCGAGGGCTGATTGCTTTCCAGCAGGCTGTTCGGAGTTGACTAGGAAGCTGCTCAGCGTTCACAGCCCAGTGCTTCTCTTTCCTACCTTTTCTTTCCTTTGTACTAGCTTTGCACTAGACTGTGTAgtcttttcatactcttagacggaTTTCTTTTAGATGCTcttgactggtgacaccccgatgtcaggccgtgttatttccgcattgttctattctactctttattttgggatttatagctTCTTAATGACTTAAATATGAATTCTTATAACTGTTTAATTGGATTGGGAGTTTGTGTCGGCTTATCttatttcacgataggcgccattacgaccgggTCCGATTTAGGGCCGTGACAATTGGTTGTAAATAGATTTTCACAAAGAGATTTTTCATTTTGCATTATAAATAATACCAACAACCCCCCACTAATGCAAAGACAAAAATAGAACAATTCTGGGCAAAAGAAGGAACATGTACTTAAGTGTCAATATCTTTCGATTTGAATTGACATATAGTGAAATGAGGCAACAACTAACATCCACAAAGTGAAGTACTCTTGAATTGAATGGACATTAATTGAGACCCCCACAACACATACTATATCCTTAATTTTATGCAAACTCCGTGATACTAAAAAAGTGCTTTTATGGTCATGCACATACTTTGGGTCTCATTAGTGCTCTAGAATGacatcccaagtctttcataaaaggcGACCACGCCTTTACACTCACGTAGGTAATTCCATCAAGTCTATCTACACATAGAATACCTTAAGGCTATAGAATCATTAAGAGCAAAATAAGCTCAACCTTATAAAGCACTACCATCACGCCATAGGGATAGGAAATATAGTGTATATTGAGGTCTCATATGGCTTCGTTTGACCACAAACGGGTATCCACCATAAAGTATCCACCATACGCCATAGGGATAGGAAACTAGTGAAGCTTGTCTTCCCTACAAAGGCACGTCAACCAATATGTTTCTCGACCACTCGGCTTCTTTCCCGGCCAACTCAAGAGCAATGAATTCAGACTCCATAGTAGATCGTGCTATAAAAGTCTGTTTTGAAGACTTCCATGAAATAGCACCTGcacccaaagtaaacacatagccaCTAGTAGAGCTAACTTTATCATTGTTCGTAACCCAGTTTGCATCACAAAATACTTCTAAAATagcaagaaatttattaaaatgcAAACACCAATCCATGGTACCTTTCAAATACCTGAGCAAAAGATGAAGAGCAATCCAGTGTTCACTATTAGGGTTGTGAGTATATCTACTCAATTTCTTCTTAAATATCCACTTGCTACTTATGGGTTTACAACCTTTAGGTAAATCAGATAAGTCTCAAGTGTGATTAGAAACTATAGAGTCTAATTCACTTTTAATAGCCTCTTTCCAAAAACTAGCATCTATTGACCTCACTGCTTCACTGTATGTCTTATGGTCTTCCTCTATCAAATAGATTGACACTAATTCATCACTCAAAATATCAAGATCAATATTTTCAGTCAAGAAAGTAGTAATAAATTCAGGACCAAAGCTAGCTTCAATTCTACGCCTCTTACTTcttctaagtttattttcatgctCATTAGCAGTAACACTAGAAGAAGGCACAATAAGAGGATTAACAGACATAGATATAGAAGCATTATTAGGCATAACACTAGGCACATTATTTTTTAATGAAAAAACGTGCTAAAAAAATTATGCATCTCTAGATTCACAAATAGAACTATCATTCAAAGACATAAATCTATATGTTGTACTATTTTGAGCATAACCAATGAAAATAGCATCAAAGTCTTGGATCCAacaattacttgtttaaaatcGGGTAGACCAACcttagccaaacacccccacactttcagAATGTTCAAGTTAGGGGCAAACCCTTTTCATAACTCATACGGGATTtatctaacttcttatgagggACTTTATTAAGAACATAACATGTAGATAAAACAGTTCCCCTTCCCCCACATACTATCAGATAAACCCGAACTCAAAAGCAtaaaattcatcatttccttAAGGGTTCTAATTTTCCGTTCGGCTACACCATTTTATTGGGGAGTATAGAGAGCACTAACCTCATGTATAATACCATTTTTCTCACAAAAGGCTTCTAGAGTATTAGTactatattcaccacccctgTCAGATCTAAGCCTCTTGATTTTCTATCTAATTGATTCTCTACTTCTGCCTTGTATTTCAAAAACATGCTTTCAGCCTCATCTTTTGACTTAAGAAGATATACCTTAGTGTATCTATAAAAGTCATCTACAATGgtgatgtagtatttctttccacTCTTACTAACAGTATTCTTGAAATCTACTAAGTCTGAATGTACTAGTTCAAGCAATTCTATTTTTCTACTAGTTACATTCTTAAAAGGCTTTTTGGTATGTTTTGCTTCTACACAAACaggacacttagaaaaattatcaACATTAATTGCAGGAATTAATTCTATTTTTCTAAGTCTTTTAATAGAAGCAATATTAACATGACCTAGTCTACCATGTCACAAATCAATAGACTCAGTAATATAAGCAGAATTGAGAGTACTAGCATTATTAGTAATCTATTGAGCGATGTTCAGTACAAATAAACCCCCACTAAGGTAAATCTTCCCAACAAAGTCTCCTCCACGAGAAATAATAACTTTATCAGATTCAAAAACAAGTTTAAGACCTGCTTTGTTTAGAGGCGCACCAGAAACTAAGTTTCTAAGAAGGAAGGGTAGGTACAAAACATTGTTCAAGGCTAAGGTTTTTTCAGAAGTTAATTTAAGGAGAATTTTTCCTTTACCCATAACTTTAGCTTTAGTGGATTTTTCCATGTAGACACACTCGCCATCAGCAGATTCATCAAATTCGTGAAACAACTCCTTATTGGCGCAAAGGTGCCTTGAAGCGCCTGTGTCCAGTATCCAGTCAGTTTTGTTAACCACCATATTTGCCTCAACAACCACAATAGCAATTACATCACCACCCTTAGTAAGGTTAGCTTAGACTGGAGCTTTTCCTCCATTCTTTGGGCTTTGTCATTTTCTCTGGTTGCACTGAAAAGCCTTGTGACCGATTTTACCGCAGACATAGCAAGgtctttttgactttttaatataTCCCTCCGGCTTATTGAAGTAATTCTGCTTCTTCACATGTCCtttattcttttttcctttaaaCCTATCTTTCACAAAAGTACAAGAAGATTCCACAAGGTTACCTTTAGAAGaattaagagagagagagttttcaTCTTATCCTTAAGTCGTTCAGACTCCTCATCTTTGAGACGGTTTGCTTCCTCAATCCTCATGTGACTGATCAGTTCTTGAAGAGTtaagtttttctttttgtgtttcaGTTGATTCCTGTAATCACTCCAGAAAGGTGGAAAGTTTTCAAGCAGAACATAGCATGAAGAATCTCACACATCTCCATGCCTTCGTTCAAAACATTACCAATCAAGTTCTCATACTCGTGAACATGTTCCATGATTGTCTTACCATCAACCATCTGAAACTTGATCCACTTTCGAACGACATACTTCTTTTTTCCCGCGTCATCAGCACCATATTTCTTCTCCAAACTGTCCCATATGAATTTAGCagatttataatttataaacaaaTCAAAGAGAAGGTTAGTCATATGATTAAGCAGATGCCCTCTCACTATTTTATTATCCTTTTCAAATTTCTTCTTAGCAGCATCATCAGCAACAACAATATTAGCAGAATTAGAATTATCAGCAACAATATCAGCAGGAGGATCGTTAAACAAAATATAATCAACTTCTAATTGttcaaagaaaattaaaagtttctGGGACCAACGTTTATAATTGTTTCCATCTAAAGGCTCAAGCTTTGATAGATCAGGAAGTGTTTTGTTCAAAGTGGTGGCCATTAGTCAATATTATATATGAAATCACTTTCAAATTGTAAGAAAAGTGAGTAGATAATATTGACTaagaacaagaaggaaagaggAACAACTTATCAGTAATACTGTGTCGTGGCAAGCCACTGCCTTGAAAGCGATTTTGGTCCGACTGGGTGTAAATCGTTGAGATTGGTCACTCTCCAAGGTTCCAAAGCACCTCCAAACACGTGCACTCGTGGCTGAAAGTTTAGAATTTGCACAAAATAGTTGCCCAAAAAGAAGAGAAATGAAGGTTTTTTCTATAGttgttacaaaaattaaaatgttgTAGGAAGAAAGTGATGATTAGCAAGATGAATTATTGGTTAAGAATTGAGTGAATATGATGGCTAATGATCATCTTATTTATAGGCAATTAGGGAAGTTGCATGTATGACAAGTGTGGAGAGTCTTTTAACACTTGTCCAAATATATTAGTCCATTTGACAAGTGTACCTAGTTTTCCATGCATGAAGACACATGGTAGATTTGCATAGCCACTTGTCAAAGCCATTCAACACTTGGCTTTAAGGCTTCATGCAAGAAGCCAATTGAATATagattgaaaaataaaaagaccCGTGGCCATTGGTTGTAAAtgaattttcaaaaagaaatttttGACTTTGCATTATAAATAATACCAACATGAAGTAGAGACAAAAATGGGTGTACTTCATCatatgttgttgtaggcaaagaTTGCTGCACTTCAGCCATATGTAGCTGAAGCACATGTAAAATATGCCTTTTTTCATGATATATCAATCAGAATGGAGGATCCTATCTATGTACATGATTGATAGAATTACtactgtgacgacccgacccgtcgtcttgTGAGTTACCGTCCCGTTTTCCCCACTACCTATTTTGTTATGCTTAATTATCAATGTCTTGTGTGGACGAGTTGAATTAgagtggttttgataagaaatgagacatttagtctctttaaggaaggtttgtgttggaaaagtcaaccggacgttgacttatgtttCAGAaggctcggatttgaattccgatgattcggttagcttcgggggatgaattgtgacttaggagagtgatcaaagtaattttggaggtctggtgtagaattaggcttgaattggcgaagttagtattttggcgatttccagttgataggtgagattttgatccgggagtcggaatggaattccgagagttgttgtagctctGTTAAGTGATTTGGgatgcgtgtgcaaaatttcaggtcattcggccgtggtttggttgggttttcgatcgaatgcgtgttttagaagttttaaaagaacttaggcttgaattcgatgtaattcgatgattttagtgttagttgaggtgttttgatgattggagaaagtttggatgatgttttaagatatgttggtgcatttggttgaggttccgggggcctcggggtgatttcggatggttaacgggaatttttgaagttggaaaatgctgcagaaatgcagcagtcagtgcagagcaattttgctctatgcgatcgcatagaaggtgTTGCGATCACATAGGGTTAGCTAAAGTGCCCTGGAATTTTGTTCTATGCAATCGCAGGAGCtctaatgcgatcgcatagggttagcTACAGTACccgggcagaatgttaaaaacatttCAACCGCGAACCAaacccatttttccaccatttttgagcaaccttgagagTTTTTGGACGAAAATTGAAGGGGTTTTGACgagaagtgattggaggtaagtcctatgaactaaatacatgattatattgtgaaatcatccttgaaattcatgaaaatatagccaaattgtaagaaattagggcttgaaattgaaattctaaatttgggatttgaggggccatttgtggtccgatttgagagatttttgtatgtatagactcgtggcgagataaggaacccgatgacgtaaaaatttctgagtttcgagacgtgggcccgtggctcgggttttgtcaaattcgttaattttgatatttttcgagtgttttcgattgggtattgtctccttagcataatgcgacatattcgttgtgattttgagcagattcgtcacacgaggaggctaatttgagaggcaagggcattgcgagctagactgtgaccgtcttgaggtgagtaatgattttaaatgatgtcctgagggtttgaaaccccggatttgtacaacgtagtgctatactaggttgagatacacgctgtgtgacgagcgtaaggttcaatgctatggggattgtgacttggtccatcccgaacgatattttactacatttttgattgagacatatacgttattattgtgaattgggctagttgccatgcttggggccttgtgccgacctgtagaacccttaggggatttttgattggttttcctcacttattgtgttaaagaatttatatcctcagtcatgtttccaattgtttaagaatgatatgaaccagatttttgaaatgttaatcataaataggaagagatatgaGGTTTGAGATCCCGACCGTATATTacgcccgagaggctgtgatttttaaatgactgagagggTCGAGcacccaatagtgaggatattttacatattatggatcaggctgcacaccgcagcaattacatattatggatcgggctgcacgtcgcagcagatatataaatattatacatattatggatcgggttgtacgccgcggCAAttacatattatggatcgggctgcacgtcgcagcaattacttatatggatcgggttgcacgccacaacaattatctagagcttgggctgaaggagccccattggagtctgcacacccctagtgagcgcagtcgattattattattatggatcaggttgtacgccacaacgatatacggatcaggctgcacgctacagcggtatatatatttattgattcggttatcgtgagaagtatatgaattgagaactgaggataagaacgaataaatgaactaaaatgcttgaggagctgatttatactgGTTATATATGTTTTacctggtttaaagaatttcacatgatttcctcattCACTACAGCTTAAATGATTTTTTACtattttgatatagaactgcttagtgcctttacgaGATTTCACATtgtcagtcattatttattgttattactcactgagtcggagtactcacattactctctgcaccatgtgtgcaggtacaggtattcctgaggcatagagtgAGCTTTCCTGCTGTTCTGTTTTCAtcagagttatcgaggtagctgcatggctttcgcagacccgatttctccttctatctccacttattATTCTGCATTTTCGACATATTtctgtattagattgttgaaaccttgtattagaggctcaaacttgtgacaccggatcaacGGGCTGTTTTATAGAGATTTTTTTTCGCGATTatggtttccgcacatttcatctgttaaattcatacttctatttatattaaattgg is a genomic window of Nicotiana tabacum cultivar K326 chromosome 16, ASM71507v2, whole genome shotgun sequence containing:
- the LOC142170442 gene encoding uncharacterized protein LOC142170442; protein product: MATTLNKTLPDLSKLEPLDGNNYKRWSQKLLIFFEQLEVDYILFNDPPADIVADNSNSANIVVADDAAKKKFEKDNKIVRGHLLNHMTNLLFDLFINYKSAKFIWDSLEKKYGADDAGKKKYVVRKWIKFQMVDGKTIMEHVHEYENLIGNVLNEGMEMCEILHAMFCLKTFHLSGVITGIN